The following proteins are co-located in the Lagenorhynchus albirostris chromosome 2, mLagAlb1.1, whole genome shotgun sequence genome:
- the ANGPTL1 gene encoding angiopoietin-related protein 1 gives MKAFIWTLSVLFFLLMGIGHCRGGQLKIKKITQRRYPRATDGKEEAKKCSYTFLVPEQKITGPICVNTKGQDAGTIKDMITRMDLENLKDVLSRQKREIDVLQLVVDVDGNIVNEVKLLRKESRNMNSRVTQLYMQLLHEIIRKRDNSLELSQLENKILNVTTEMLKMATRYRELELKYASLTDLVNNQSVMITLLEEQCLRIFSRQDPHVSPPLVQVVPQHIPNSYQYTPGLLGGNEIQRDPGYPRDLMPPPDLATSPTKSPFKIPPVTFINEGPFKDCQHAKEAGHSVSGIYMIKPENSNGPMQLWCENSLDPGGWTVIQKRTDGSVNFFRNWENYKKGFGNIDGEYWLGLQNIYMLSNQDNYKLLIELEDWSDKKVYAEYSSFRLEPESEFYRLRLGTYQGNAGDSMMWHNGKQFTTLDRDKDMYTGNCAHFHKGGWWYNACAHSNLNGVWYRGGHYRSKYQDGIFWAEYRGGSYSLRAAQMMIKPID, from the exons ATGAAGGCTTTTATCTGGACCCTAAGTGTGCTATTCTTCCTACTAATGGGCATTGGACATTGCAGAGGAGGacagttgaaaataaaaaaaataacccagaggagaTACCCTCGTGCCACAGATGGTAAAGAGGAAGCAAAGAAATGTTCATACACGTTCCTGGTACCTGAACAAAAAATAACAGGGCCAATATGTGTCAATACCAAAGGGCAAGATGCAGGTACCATTAAAGACATGATCACcaggatggaccttgaaaacctGAAGGACGTGCTCTCCAGGCAGAAGCGGGAGATAGATGTCCTGCAATTGGTGGTGGATGTAGATGGAAACATTGTCAATGAGGTAAAGCTGCTGAGAAAAGAAAGCCGTAACATGAACTCTCGTGTTACTCAACTCTATATGCAACTATTACATGAGATTATCCGTAAGAGGGATAATTCACTCGAACTTTCccagttggaaaataaaatcctCAATGTCACCACAGAAATGTTGAAGATGGCAACAAGGTACAGGGAACTAGAGCTGAAATATGCTTCCCTGACTGATCTTGTCAATAACCAGTCTGTGATGATCACTTTGTTGGAAGAACAGTGCTTGAGGATATTTTCCCGACAAGACCCCCATGTGTCTCCTCCTCTCGTCCAGGTAGTGCCACAGCACATTCCTAACAGTTATCAGTATACTCCTGGTCTGCTGGGAGGCAATGAGATACAGAGGGATCCAGGTTACCCCAGAGATTTAATGCCACCACCTGATCTGGCAACTTCTCCCACCAAAAGCCCTTTCAAGATACCACCGGTTACGTTCATCAATGAAG GACCATTCAAAGACTGTCAGCATGCAAAAGAAGCTGGACATTCAGTCAGTGGGATTTATATGATCAAACCTGAAAACAGCAATGGACCAATGCAGTTATGGTGTGAGAACAGTTTGGATCCTGGGGGTTGGACTGTTATTCAGAAAAGAACAGATGGCTCTGTCAACTTCTTCAGAAATTGGGAAAATTATAAG AAAGGATTTGGAAACATAGATGGAGAATATTGGCTTGGACTGCAAAATATCTATATGCTTAGCAATCAAGATAATTATAAGTTGTTGATTGAATTAGAAGACTGGAGTGATAAAAAAGTCTATGCAGAATATAGCAGCTTTCGCCTGGAACCTGAAAGTGAATTCTATAGACTGCGCCTGGGAACTTACCAGGGGAATGCTGGGGATTCTATGATGTGGCATAATGGTAAACAGTTCACCACACTGGACAGAGATAAAGATATGTATACAG GAAACTGCGCCCACTTTCATAAAGGAGGATGGTGGTACAATGCCTGTGCACACTCTAACCTAAATGGAGTATGGTACAGAGGAGGCCATTACAGAAGCAAGTACCAAGACGGAATATTTTGGGCTGAATACCGAGGTGGCTCATACTCCTTGAGAGCAGCTCAGATGATGATCAAGCCTATTGACTGA